The Kribbella sp. HUAS MG21 genome includes the window GGCCGCCGCGAAAGCGTGTTCCGCTAGGTGTCGCAGGAGGTTCGCGGTGAAGGACGAGCGGTCCGACGCGGGGCGGCGTACCGTGTCGCCGACACGCACCACCCCGGGCGTCAGCCGGCCGCCGGTCAGCGGTTGCTCGGTCAGCGGCTGTTTGGTCACGGCATGGTGGGGCGTGCCTGGAGGAAGGTCCAGCGGTGGCCTTCGAGGTCCTCGGCCTCGTACGAGCGATAGCCGTACTGGTGGATTTCCTGGACGATCTTCGCACCGTTTTCCTGCGTACGCGCGAAGTGCGCGTCGAGGTCGTCGACGTACACCCAGGTGGCGTGGTCGGCGGACGGCCCTCCCGGTTCGGTACGGCGGAGCAGGATGATCGAGCTCGTGCCGGCGTGCAGCTCGATCCACGACGGCTGCTGGCCTTCCTCGGGGACGCGGTCCCACGACTCCAGACCGAAGACCTTGTGCAGCCAGCGGGCCGCCGCGGCCGGATCCTCGTAGGACAAGGCGATCGCGAGCCGGCCGACCTCACGGGGCGTCCGCGGCGCGGAGTCGCGACGGTCGAGCCAGGCCGGGAACCAGTGCAGCACGTTCCGCCACGAGTAGACGGCCTCGGTGCCGCCGGGAACCAGCGCCTCGACGACGGTCACACGTGTTCCGGCAGCGATCGGATCGAACGTGACAGTGGTTTCCGTGTCGTCGGTGGAACTCCGGTACTCGAACCGCACGCCCGGCTCCCACGCGGTGATCACCCCGCGCTCCAGGGCGTCGTCGGCGTACACCTCGAGGATCCGGCCGCCGACGCCCGGTTCGATCCGCACCTCGACCGCGCGGGCGGAGTCCCAGAAGTTGATCGGGCCGCGGACCCACCACAGGTCGATCTCCTCGGTGAACACCCGGAAAGCGGTGGCCGGGTCGACGCCGACCTCGACAGCGACCTCGACGGAGGTGGGCAGTTCAGTCATCGGACTTCCCCTTCTGCTCGACATGCCGTTTGAAGGCGCCCAGCTGGTCCCGCCAGTGCGCCTGCACCTGGTCGAGCCAGGCCTGCACGGCGACCACCGGCTCCGGGTTGAGCCGGAACACGCGGACCCGCGCGTCGTCCGGGACCCGCTCGTCGGCGACCAGGCCGGCCTCGAGCAGGATCCGCAGGTGCCGGCTCATCGCGGGCGACGACGCCCCGGTGGCCGCGGCCAGCTGCCCGGCCCGCCGCGGTCCTTCCCCCAGCAGCTGTACGACGTGCCGCCGGGTCGGATCGGCGAGCACCTCGAAGAAGCGGTCGACCTGATCTTGCGCCATGCCTGAATAGTTCTACCAGTTGTTAACTATTGTCAACCGTTGGAAGAACCTCTCGGCTGATTGGATGGGCCGCATGAGTGAGAGAGATGTCGAGAAGGACTACTCGGTCGCCGACTTCGCGGCCAAGCTGCGGCGGCTCGCGGACGCGCTGGAGTCCGGCAAGCCGTTCCGGATCCAGGTCGCCGGCGAGCGTTTCACGGTGCCGAAGAACGCGCGGATCAGCGTCGAGCACGAGCGCGGCGAGGACGAAGAGGAAATCGAGTTCCAGCTGAAGTGGGCCCTCGCCGACACCGACGAGGAACCCGAGGACGACGACGCGGTCTGATCAGCCGGTCTTCACCGCGGCAGGTGGCACGCAACCTGATGGGCCTCGCCCGCCGGAAGGATCGGCAGGGGTTGCGTGTCACAGGCCGGTGATCCGTTGCCCTGGGCCACCAGTTGGCAACGGGGATGGAACCGGCAGCCGCTCGGGACGCGGGTCGGGTCCGGCGGTTCCCCGCTGAGCACGATCCGCGCCGGCGACTCGGGAAGCACCGAGAGCAGCGCCTGGGTATACGGATGCTGCGGATTCGTCAGCACGTCCTCGGTCGGACCGGACTCGACGATCCGCCCGAGATACATGACGGCCACCCGGTCGGCGATGTTCCAGGCCAGCCCGAGGTCATGGGTGACGACCAAGGCCGACAACCCCAGCTCGTCCCGCAACCGGAGCAACAGCGAAAGAATCTCCCCACGCACCGAGGCGTCCAGCGAAGCCACCGGCTCATCCGCGATCAGCACCTTGGGGTCGAGCGCCAGCGCCCCCGCAATCACCACCCGCTGCCGCTGCCCACCCGACAACTGATGCGGAAACCGCTGGAAAAACCGTTCCGCAGGCCGCAACCCAGCCCGCCCCAACGCCGAGGCAACCAACGCCTCCTCATCAACCACCCCAGCCCCACCAGCAGTCCCGAGGGCGTTGTCCCGTGACGTCGCAGCGGGAGTGTACTTGCTGGGCAAGCGGTGGATGCGTAAGCCCTCGGCTACGGCTTCGTAGACGGTGTGGCGGGGGTTCAGCGAGCCCATCGGGTCCTGGAGGATCAGTTGGACCTGGCGGCGGAAAGCCTTCAGCGCCCGGCCGTTGTAGGTCAGGGGCGTGCCGTCGTACCTGATCTGGCCGGACGTCGGCCGTTCGAGTCCCAGGAGAGTGCGGGCCAGCGTGGTCTTGCCGCAGCCGGACTCGCCGACGAGTGCGACGATCTCGCCGGCACCCACCGACAGGTTGACGCCGTCGACGGCTCGCGCCCGCCGCCCGCCGCGCCCGGCGAACTCGACGTACAGATCATTTGCCTCTAGCAAGAGTCACTCCCCTACCAAGACACAGGCGGCCGCCCGGTCACCGGACACCCGCAGCCGTACGTCGGTACTCGCGCACGACTCGAGCGCCACCGGGCAGCGCGGATGGAACGCGCACCCACCGGGCAGTTCCTGCGGATCCGGCGGATCGCCCGCGAGCCCGCGCGGAGCGAGCCGTGACGCCGGATCACCGACCGTCGGAAACGCCGCGGCAAGCGCTTGACTGTACGGATGCCGGAACTCACCGGAGGCCGGCCCGACCTCCACCAGCCGGCCCGCGTACATGACCGCCAGCCGGTCGCACATGTCCGCGAGCACCGACAGGTCGTGCGAGATCATCAGCAGCGAGATCCCGTGGTCCGCGATCAGCTGCCGGATCAGCGTCAGCACCTGCGCCTGCACCATCAGATCGAGCGCGGTCGTCGGCTCGTCCGCGATGATCAGCTGCGGCGAGCACGCGAGTGCCATCGCGATCATCACCCGTTGCCGTTGGCCACCACTCAGCTCGTGCGGATAGCTGCGCGCCCGCCACGCCGGCAGTCCGACCTGCTCCAGCAACTCCCGCACCCGCGCCTCGGCCGCGGCACCGGACGCCAGCTTGTGCACCAGCAACGGTTCCGCGATCTGGTCGCCGATCCGTCGTACCGGATTGAGTCCGTGCTGCGCGCCCTGGAAAACGATTGAAGCCGACGACCAGCGCACGGCCCGCAACCGGCCCCACTTCATCGTCAGCACGTCCTCGCCGTCCAGCAGCACCCGCCCGCCGACCACCGCCGACCGCGGCAGCAGCCGGAGCAGGGCGAGCGCCACCGAGGACTTCCCGGACCCGGACTCCCCTGCCAGCCCGACGGCCTCACCGGCCGCCAGTTCCAGCGACACGCCGCGTACGGCGGGAACGTCGTCGGCGCGCGTTTTCCGCCCGCCGTCGATCCGATACGTCACGGACAGCTCGTCGAGGGTCAGCATCAGACCGCCCGGGTCCGCAGCCGGGGATTGAGCACGGTCTCCAAAGCCCTTCCACACAAGGTGAACGCCATCACCACGATGACGATGCACAACCCGGGAACAAGGATGTACCACCACGCTCCGGCGGTCGCCGCACCCCAGTCGTACGAGCCGCGCAGCATGGTGCCCCACGAGGTCTTGTTCGCGCTGACGCCCAAGAACGCCAGCGTCGACTCCGTGACGATCGCGCTCGCGACCTCCAGCGTCGTACTCGCGAGCAGCAACGGGGCGACGTTCGGCAGCACGTGCCGGGTGGTGATGTGCCAGTGCCCGGCGCCGAGCGCCAGCGAGCGTTCGATGTACGGGCGGGCCTCGACGGCCAGCGTTTGCGCCCGGATCAGCCGCGCCGTCGACGGCCACGAGGTGACACCGATCGCGACGATGATCGTCGCGGTCGAACCGCCCAGGATCGCCGCCAGCACCAGCGCCGTCACCAGCGACGGCAACACCAGGAACCAGTCGGTCACCCGCAGGATCACCGCACCGACCCAGCCCCGGAAATGCCCGGCCGCGATGCCGAGCACGGTCCCGATCACCATGCTCAGCAGGGCCGCCAGGAAACCGATCAGCAGCGAGGTCCGCGAACCCCACCAGATCATCAGCAGCACCGACCGCCCGGACTCGTCGGTGCCGAGCGGGGCGTCGAGGCTCGGCGGCGCCATCTTCTCGCCGGTTCCGGAAACGACGTTCGTCACGCCGGAATCGATGAACAGCGGCGCGATCAGCGCCAGCACCACGGCCACCGCGAGGATCACCAGCCCGGCGAGACCGGCCCGGTGGGTGCGGAAATCCGCCCAGAACCGTTCCGCGGACCGTCGCCGGCGTACCCAGGAAACGTTGCTCATGCCGACCTCACCCGCGGATCGAGGACGTGGTAGACCACGTCGGCAAGCGTGTTCATCACGATCACGGAAACCGTGATCAGCAGGAACGTTCCTTGCATCAACGTGAAGTCCGGCACCCGGATCGCCTCGTAGAACAACTGTCCGAGCCCCGGCCAGCTGAAGATCGCCTCGACGGTCACCGCGCCCCCGACCACGAACCCGATCCGCATGAACACCAGCGTCACGGTCGGCAGCAGCGCGTTCGGAACGGCGTGTTTCCGCCGTACGTCGTCGTCGCGCAGGCCCTTCGCGCGCGCGGTCGTGATGTAGTCCTGGCCGACCTCGTCGATCACCGACGACCGCATCACCAACAGGTACTGCGCGTACACGACGGCGACCAGCGTGAGGCACGGCAGCACCATGTGCTGCCCGACGTCGAGCACGCCCGCGAAGCCGTCCGGCTTGTCGACGCTCGAGCTGCCGCGGGTCGGGAAAATACCCGGAATCGGACCGATTCCGGCCGCGAACACCATCAGCAGCAGCAATCCGAGCCAGAACGTCGGCACCGACCACAGCACCAGCGAGATCGCCGTCGACACCTTGTCGAAGCGGCTCCCCGGCTTCCAGCCGGCGCGGGCTCCCTGCCAGAGACCGAGGCTCACGGCCAGCACCAACGCCGTACCGGTGAGCAGCAGCGTCGACCCGATCCGCTCGCCGATCAGGTCGAGGACCGGGCGCTTGTACTCGTAGGAAACCCCGAGGTCGAACTGCAGCGTCTGCTTGACGAACTGCAGGAACTGTTCCGGGACCGACTTGTCCAGCCCGAGCCGCGCGCGCTCCAGGTCCAGCTGCTCGGGCGTCATGTTCCGACCCTGCGCCAGCGCCCGGACCGGATCGCCCGGCAACAGCCGGAACAGGAAGAACGTCGCGACGATCACCATCGCGATGCTCAGCAGGGCGCCGCCCGCCTTGGTCGCGGCGTACCGCAGCAGACCATGGCGGACCGGCGCCTGCTCGAGCTCGTCGAGAGCCGCGGTCATGACACCGTCATTCGCGCTCGTCGGCCGCGCCCTGACGGCGTCGCAGGACGAAGAACCCGCCGATCAGTACGACGGCCGCGGCCGCCGCGACACCCGCGATCAGACCGGTGCTCATTCCGCCGCTCTCGGTCGCGGCGCCGTCCTTCGAAACGGTTTCCACGGTGTAGAACGGCCAGTAGCCCGAACCGCCGTACAGCAGGCCCTTGTCCTCCGGGATCGGCGTGATGCTGGCGATCCGGTCCTTGCGGTAGCCCTCGAGGTCGTTCGGGTAGTACAGCGCGATCACCGGCGCGTCGGTGTAGAGCCGCTCCTCCATCTTCTTGATGATGTCGGCGCGCTTGCCGCGGTCGAGTTCCTTCTGCTGCTGCTGGTACAGGCTCTCGTACGTCGGGTCGCAGTAGAACGACTCGGTACCGCCGCCCTCACCGGAGGCCGTGGGCCGCCGGCTGCACAGGTGCGTGGCGAGCACCTCCTCCGGGTCCGGGTTCACCGACCAGCCGCTGATCGCGATGTCGAACAGCGCCGTCGTACCGGTTTCCTCGCTGAACTTGCTCGAGTCGAGCCGTTTCGTGGTCAGCGCGACACCGATTTCCTTGAGCCAGCCGGTCAGGTACTCCGACAGCTTGTCCTCGATCGGGGTGTCGGTGTGAATGCTGAACCGGAACTGCAGTTTCCGGGATCCGTCCGGCATCGTGCGGATCCCGTCCGGGCCCTTCTTGTAACCGGCGTCGTCGAGGATCTTGTTCGCCTTCGCGATGTCGAAGCCGATCTTCCGGTCGCCGCTCGCCTCCCAGAAGTAGTCCTTGTACAGCGGCGGAATGATCGAGCCGTCGGCCGGTTTCGCCAGCCCGCCCTGGACCTCGTCGACGAGCTTCTGCTTGTCGATCGCGTGGTGCAGCGCCGTGCGGACCTTCGGATCCTTCAGCGCCGGGTGCCCGTCGCCGATCGGCTTGTTGTCACTGGTCGTCGCGCCGTGGTTGATCTGCAAGTACGTCGCGCGCCGGCCCTGGGTGTTCCACTGGACGATGTTGTCGTCGCCCTTCAGCGACTCGAAGTCCGGCGGGTTCAGCCGGCCGATCAGGTCGATGTCGCCCTTCTTCAGGCCGACGATCGACGCCGCGGGGTTGTCGTAGAAGATCAGCTGCAGCTCGTCGATCTTCGGCCGGCCGCGCCAGTAGTCCGGGTTCGCCTCCAGCCGGACGAACTGGTCCTTCTTGTGCTCGACCGCGACGTACGGCCCGCTGCCGACCGTCGGGTAGACCTCGGCGTCGTACTTCCCGATGTCCTTGACCTTCTCCCAGACGTGCTTGGGCATGATCGGCACCGGGTTGTCCAGCATCGAGGCCTGCGGGGCCTTGAGCTTGATGGTCAGCTCCTGGCCGTTCGCGGTGACGCTCTGGAAGTTCTCGACCGCCGGGCCGTTGCCGGTCTTCGCGCCGTCGTCGGTGATCATCTTGTTGAACGTCCAGGCCGCGTCCTCGGCCGTGATCGGCTGCCCGTCCGACCACTTCGCCTCGCGGATCTTGAACGTCCAGGTCAGCCCGTCCGGCGACGTCGTCCAGGACTCCGCCAGATCCGGGCTCGGCTGCAGCGTCTTGGAGTCCGGCACCGTCAGGAACCCGTAGATCATCCGCTGGATGGACCCGGTCACCAACCGTACGGCGAGGAACGGGTTCATCGAGTCGACCGACTGCGTCACGCCGATCTTCACGACCTTCTTCTGCCCCGGTTCAGCGGCGGACGCCGTCCCGGGTATCACCGCCAGCAAACACAGCGCCGCCAGCACCGCCAACAACTTCCTCATCGGGCCGCCCACCTTCCCCAGCCGTTGGTGTTTGGGGAAGAAACCACACCAGCAACCGCCTTCCCGTCAAGAAGATACGAACTTTTGTCATCTTGCGGTGATCTTCTTACTGCGCGAACCCGGCAGGAACCGGTCAACCCCACGCGTGCTCCGCGGGCCCACTTCGTCGCTCCGCTCCTCAGCGCCCCCGCTCCACCCGCTCCCACCCACCCCCGGGCCTAGCGCCCGGACGTCTGTTTCCGGCTGACGCCGGTCCTTCCGGCTCGCGCCGGTTGTTTCCGGCTCGCGCCGGTTCTTTCCGGCTGGCGCCGGATGTTCCGGCTGACGCCGGCCAATTGCGAGCTGCCGCTCGCCTGCGACTGCGAGGTCGGCGTCGTGCGCGGCTCAACCGGGAGATGAGGCAGTCAATTGCGCGCTCCAAACGTCACCCGCTCTCCGAGTTGGCCAGCAGGGTGAGCGCGAAGTCCCGCTGCGGCACGAACCCAATCGTCGACCAGTAGTCGGCACCTGGAACGGCCGCACCCACCGTGGTCGCCCATTTCGGCCGCAGGGCAGAAAGGCCACTCCAGCACGCTGCGGTGCTTCGAAGCGACATCGACGCCGAGCCACTTTGCATCGTTCGCCGGGCCCGTCGGGCTTGTGCCGCGTGCATGTCCGGGAGGCGACGGTGCGTACCGAAGAACGGGTAGTGGTGTCATCCGCGGGACGCCGCTACAACTGCGGCACGCCTACCGGCGCTCGCGGGGGGCGACCACTACCCGTTCATCGGTACACGCCTAGTCATGCGACCGGGTAGAACGCGTCGGGATCGGATGTGGAGGTTGACCCTTGGCCAGGCCGAGGTCCTCTCGGGGAGACCGAGGTGACGCGGGGTGCATCGCGACCGACGCACTCCGCGCGGTAACAACGCTCGCCAGGCCTCGCGGCGCTTCCGGGAAGGCTTCGTCTCCCCGGTTGGCCCTGGTGGCGCGCTGACCTGGGAGTCGCCCGCGGGCGGCAGCTCTCAACGCCCGGCTTCAGCCGGGAATCCAGGCGGCAGCCGGAAGAACTGGCGTCAGCCGCAAGAATCCGGCCGGGCAGCCGGAACAGAAGGTCCGGGCGCTAAGCCCGCGGGGTGGATGGGAGGGGCGGAGCGGGTGGGCTGAGGCGCGGGTGAGCTGAGGCGCGGGTGAGCCGAGGCGCGGGTGAGCCGAGGCGCGGGTGAGCCGAGGCGCGGGTGAGCCGAGGCGCGGGTGAGCCGAGGCGCCGGTGGGCCGAGGCGCCGGTGGGCCGAGGCGCCGGTGGGCTGAGGAGTGGGTGGGCTGAGGAGTGGAGCGACGAAGGATGTGCCCGCGGAGCAGGCGTGGGTTGAGCGCATCCACCGTCACTACCCACCAGCCACCGCAACAGCTTGACTACACGATCGTGTAGTAGTTTGCTTTTGTGTGTAGGAGAGGAGTGGTGGATGGATCGGGACGTGGCGGATCTGACGGGGCGGGCTCGGATTCGGGATGCGGCTATCAGGTTGTTCGGGGAGCGGGGGATCGAAGGGGCTTCGATTCGGGATATTGCGGCGGAGGCGGGGGTTTCGTCGGGGCTGGTGCGGCATCACTTCGGGTCGAAGGAGGCGTTGCGGGAAGCGTGTGACGCCTACGCGAAGGAGCGGATGCTGCAGATCGGGGCCGAGCTCACGCAGGGGCGGGAGCTGAAGAATCTCGATCCGTTGGCGCTGCATCCCGTTGCGTTTCCGCTGCAGCTCTACATCGTGCGGTCGATGATGGACGGCTCCCCGACCGCCACCGCGTTCTTCCTCGAAGGGGTGGACGCCGTGGAGGAATGGACCACCACGTTCGGTATCAACCCCAAGGACCGGCGCGGGTACGCCGCCGCGTTGGCCGCGATCAAGCTGAGTGTGTTCGTGTTCCGGGACCAGGTCTCGAAGGCGCTCGGCCAGGACATCACCACCCCGGAGGGGTACAACCGGATCGGCCAGGCCCTCATGGAGGTCTTCACGATCCCGCTGCTCCCCCAGGACAACGTCGACACTCAGGAGAAGTGATCATGCCGGCTGCGATCAGCACGGAAGGTCTGGTCAAGCGGTTCGGGCGCACGCACGCCCTGGACGGTCTCGACCTCACGGTGCGAACCGGTGAGGTGCACGGTTTCCTCGGCCCGAACGGCGCGGGGAAGACCACCACCCTGCGCATCCTGCTCGGAATGACCCGCGCGGACGGCGGCCGGGCGACGGTGCTCGACGGCGATCCGTGGACCGATGCGACCGCGCTGCACCGGCGGCTCGCGTACGTTCCCGGTGACGTGACGCTGTGGCCGAACCTGTCCGGTGGCGAGGCGATCGACCTGCTCGGCCGGATGCGCGGCGGCGTGGACAAGCGCCGCAAGACCGAGCTGCTCGAGCGGTTCGACCTCGACCCGCGGAAGAAGGCGCGCGCGTACTCGAAGGGCAACCGGCAGAAGGTCGCGCTGGTCGCCGCGTTCGCGTCCGACGTCGAACTGCTGCTGCTCGACGAGCCCACCTCCGGTCTGGATCCGTTGATGGAGGAGGTGTTCCGCGAGGTCGTGCAGGAGATCAGCGAGCACGACGGCCGGACCGTGCTGCTGTCCAGCCACATCCTGTCCGAGGTCGAGGCGCTGTGCGACCGGGTGACGATCATCCGCGCCGGCCGCGCCGTGGAGAGCGGCACGCTCGGCGAACTGCGGCACCTCACCCGTACGTCGATCCAGGCGGAACTGGTCGGCCCGCTGGACGGTCTCGCCCAGCTGCCCGGCATCCACGACCTGCGAGTGGACGACGGCCGCGTCCGGTTCGACGTCGACACCGACGAGATCAACCCGGTACTGCGCCGCTTGACGGAAATCGGTGTCCGCAGTCTGGTCAGCCAGCCGCCGTCGCTGGAGGAACTGTTCCTGCGGCTGTACGAACCCGAGGCCGTGAAATGACGAGCCTCGCCGGCACGGGCGGGCTGATCCGGCTGATTCTGCGCCGCGACCGCGTCGTACTGCCGCTGTGGATCCTGCTCTTGGTGGCGATCTCGGTGAGCTACGTCAAGGAGTACGGCGACCTGTTCCCGACGCCGGAGTCGCGCATCCAGTACGCGAGCAACGCCGGCTTCATCACCTTGTACGGCGAGCTTTCCGGGCCGAGCCTGGGCGAGTTCGTCAGCTGGCGGCTCGGGTTCGTGCCGGTGATGGTCGGGCTGATCAGCCTGCTCACGGTGATCCGGCACACCCGGGTCGAAGAGGAGTCCGGGCGTCGCGAGTTGCTCGGGGCAACCGTTGTCGGGCGGCACGCACAACTGGCCGCAGCGCTCGTCACAGTTCTTTCCGCAAACGTATTCCTCGGCGTACTGCTTGCCCTCGGCATGCACAGCCAGGACCTGCCGCTGGCCGGATCTGTCGCACTCGGAGCCGTGTACGCCGGCACTGGTTTCCTGTTCGCCGCCGTCGGTGCGGTCGCCGCACAACTGACCGCGAGCGCCGGCGCCGCGCGCGGCATCGCGATCGGCGTGCTCGGAGCAGCCTACGTACTGCGCGCCGCCGGGGACACCAGCGCCCACACGGACGGTCCGCTCGCGCGGCTTTCCTACCTGTCGCCGATCGCCTGGGCGCAACACATTCAACCGTTTTCCGGAAACCGTTGGTGGCTCGCAGTACTGATGCTGGCAGCAACGATCTTGCTGATTGGTATCACAGTCGCGCTGGCCGTGCGACGTGACGTCGGCGGCAGCATCCTGCCCGATCGACTCGGCCCGGCAGACGGGCAACTGGGCTCGCCGCTCGCGCTGGCGTGGCGGTTGCACCGCGGGCTGCTGGTCGCGTGGACTGCCGGGTTCGCCTTGCTGGGCTTGCTGTTCGGCGGTGTCGCCGAGGGTGTCGGCGACCTGATGCGTGACGACCCGAGCATCCAGGAAATGTTCCAGCGGATGGGTGGCGCGGCCGGGCTGATCGACTCGTTCCTGGCCGGCGTGATGTCGCTGGTCGGCCTGATCGCGTCGGCGTACGCCGTCCAGGCCACGCTCCGGATGCGCGTCGAGGAGAGCAGCGGACGCGCCGAGCCGGTGCTGGCGACGGCGACGAGCCGGTGGCAGTGGGCCGCGAGCCACCTCGTGTTCAGTCTGCTCGGACCGGCGGTCGCGCTGCTGGCTGCCGGTGTGGCG containing:
- a CDS encoding ABC transporter ATP-binding protein, which gives rise to MLEANDLYVEFAGRGGRRARAVDGVNLSVGAGEIVALVGESGCGKTTLARTLLGLERPTSGQIRYDGTPLTYNGRALKAFRRQVQLILQDPMGSLNPRHTVYEAVAEGLRIHRLPSKYTPAATSRDNALGTAGGAGVVDEEALVASALGRAGLRPAERFFQRFPHQLSGGQRQRVVIAGALALDPKVLIADEPVASLDASVRGEILSLLLRLRDELGLSALVVTHDLGLAWNIADRVAVMYLGRIVESGPTEDVLTNPQHPYTQALLSVLPESPARIVLSGEPPDPTRVPSGCRFHPRCQLVAQGNGSPACDTQPLPILPAGEAHQVACHLPR
- a CDS encoding ABC transporter ATP-binding protein; amino-acid sequence: MPAAISTEGLVKRFGRTHALDGLDLTVRTGEVHGFLGPNGAGKTTTLRILLGMTRADGGRATVLDGDPWTDATALHRRLAYVPGDVTLWPNLSGGEAIDLLGRMRGGVDKRRKTELLERFDLDPRKKARAYSKGNRQKVALVAAFASDVELLLLDEPTSGLDPLMEEVFREVVQEISEHDGRTVLLSSHILSEVEALCDRVTIIRAGRAVESGTLGELRHLTRTSIQAELVGPLDGLAQLPGIHDLRVDDGRVRFDVDTDEINPVLRRLTEIGVRSLVSQPPSLEELFLRLYEPEAVK
- a CDS encoding amphi-Trp domain-containing protein, whose amino-acid sequence is MSERDVEKDYSVADFAAKLRRLADALESGKPFRIQVAGERFTVPKNARISVEHERGEDEEEIEFQLKWALADTDEEPEDDDAV
- a CDS encoding ABC transporter permease, encoding MTSLAGTGGLIRLILRRDRVVLPLWILLLVAISVSYVKEYGDLFPTPESRIQYASNAGFITLYGELSGPSLGEFVSWRLGFVPVMVGLISLLTVIRHTRVEEESGRRELLGATVVGRHAQLAAALVTVLSANVFLGVLLALGMHSQDLPLAGSVALGAVYAGTGFLFAAVGAVAAQLTASAGAARGIAIGVLGAAYVLRAAGDTSAHTDGPLARLSYLSPIAWAQHIQPFSGNRWWLAVLMLAATILLIGITVALAVRRDVGGSILPDRLGPADGQLGSPLALAWRLHRGLLVAWTAGFALLGLLFGGVAEGVGDLMRDDPSIQEMFQRMGGAAGLIDSFLAGVMSLVGLIASAYAVQATLRMRVEESSGRAEPVLATATSRWQWAASHLVFSLLGPAVALLAAGVAEGLAYGVAIGDVGGQLPRLIGAALAQLPAVWVLAAIAIAIFGFFPRASMVSWAGPAICILIGLVSAGVATAGWIRDISPFTHLPSLPGGSVSAAPFITLLAIAAVVSLAGLIGLRRRDLPA
- a CDS encoding ABC transporter ATP-binding protein gives rise to the protein MLTLDELSVTYRIDGGRKTRADDVPAVRGVSLELAAGEAVGLAGESGSGKSSVALALLRLLPRSAVVGGRVLLDGEDVLTMKWGRLRAVRWSSASIVFQGAQHGLNPVRRIGDQIAEPLLVHKLASGAAAEARVRELLEQVGLPAWRARSYPHELSGGQRQRVMIAMALACSPQLIIADEPTTALDLMVQAQVLTLIRQLIADHGISLLMISHDLSVLADMCDRLAVMYAGRLVEVGPASGEFRHPYSQALAAAFPTVGDPASRLAPRGLAGDPPDPQELPGGCAFHPRCPVALESCASTDVRLRVSGDRAAACVLVGE
- a CDS encoding metalloregulator ArsR/SmtB family transcription factor, producing the protein MAQDQVDRFFEVLADPTRRHVVQLLGEGPRRAGQLAAATGASSPAMSRHLRILLEAGLVADERVPDDARVRVFRLNPEPVVAVQAWLDQVQAHWRDQLGAFKRHVEQKGKSDD
- a CDS encoding ABC transporter permease, which codes for MTAALDELEQAPVRHGLLRYAATKAGGALLSIAMVIVATFFLFRLLPGDPVRALAQGRNMTPEQLDLERARLGLDKSVPEQFLQFVKQTLQFDLGVSYEYKRPVLDLIGERIGSTLLLTGTALVLAVSLGLWQGARAGWKPGSRFDKVSTAISLVLWSVPTFWLGLLLLMVFAAGIGPIPGIFPTRGSSSVDKPDGFAGVLDVGQHMVLPCLTLVAVVYAQYLLVMRSSVIDEVGQDYITTARAKGLRDDDVRRKHAVPNALLPTVTLVFMRIGFVVGGAVTVEAIFSWPGLGQLFYEAIRVPDFTLMQGTFLLITVSVIVMNTLADVVYHVLDPRVRSA
- a CDS encoding ABC transporter substrate-binding protein codes for the protein MRKLLAVLAALCLLAVIPGTASAAEPGQKKVVKIGVTQSVDSMNPFLAVRLVTGSIQRMIYGFLTVPDSKTLQPSPDLAESWTTSPDGLTWTFKIREAKWSDGQPITAEDAAWTFNKMITDDGAKTGNGPAVENFQSVTANGQELTIKLKAPQASMLDNPVPIMPKHVWEKVKDIGKYDAEVYPTVGSGPYVAVEHKKDQFVRLEANPDYWRGRPKIDELQLIFYDNPAASIVGLKKGDIDLIGRLNPPDFESLKGDDNIVQWNTQGRRATYLQINHGATTSDNKPIGDGHPALKDPKVRTALHHAIDKQKLVDEVQGGLAKPADGSIIPPLYKDYFWEASGDRKIGFDIAKANKILDDAGYKKGPDGIRTMPDGSRKLQFRFSIHTDTPIEDKLSEYLTGWLKEIGVALTTKRLDSSKFSEETGTTALFDIAISGWSVNPDPEEVLATHLCSRRPTASGEGGGTESFYCDPTYESLYQQQQKELDRGKRADIIKKMEERLYTDAPVIALYYPNDLEGYRKDRIASITPIPEDKGLLYGGSGYWPFYTVETVSKDGAATESGGMSTGLIAGVAAAAAVVLIGGFFVLRRRQGAADERE
- a CDS encoding ABC transporter permease yields the protein MSNVSWVRRRRSAERFWADFRTHRAGLAGLVILAVAVVLALIAPLFIDSGVTNVVSGTGEKMAPPSLDAPLGTDESGRSVLLMIWWGSRTSLLIGFLAALLSMVIGTVLGIAAGHFRGWVGAVILRVTDWFLVLPSLVTALVLAAILGGSTATIIVAIGVTSWPSTARLIRAQTLAVEARPYIERSLALGAGHWHITTRHVLPNVAPLLLASTTLEVASAIVTESTLAFLGVSANKTSWGTMLRGSYDWGAATAGAWWYILVPGLCIVIVVMAFTLCGRALETVLNPRLRTRAV
- a CDS encoding VOC family protein, whose amino-acid sequence is MTELPTSVEVAVEVGVDPATAFRVFTEEIDLWWVRGPINFWDSARAVEVRIEPGVGGRILEVYADDALERGVITAWEPGVRFEYRSSTDDTETTVTFDPIAAGTRVTVVEALVPGGTEAVYSWRNVLHWFPAWLDRRDSAPRTPREVGRLAIALSYEDPAAAARWLHKVFGLESWDRVPEEGQQPSWIELHAGTSSIILLRRTEPGGPSADHATWVYVDDLDAHFARTQENGAKIVQEIHQYGYRSYEAEDLEGHRWTFLQARPTMP